A window from Priestia filamentosa encodes these proteins:
- a CDS encoding FecCD family ABC transporter permease — translation MLQSNQTKDKQGAEEEKEIKGKPLIASVIIFLGLGILVLAIGASVSIGAADIKLSTVWQSLFQFDAASTSHQIIQRLRLPRAIGAALIGASLAVSGAIMQGMTRNPLASPSIMGISAGSLFMMAIALAFFPHSSSFSLTIFAMVGAGFGACLVFGIGSLSRGGLTPVKLALAGTAISLLLDSISTAIGIHFDVGKDLSFWYAGGLAGVQKESISLLLPFTAIGLILALLIARSVTVLSLGQEVAKGLGQNTTAVRVIGTITVLFLTGAAVSVAGLIGFIGLVIPHVTRFLVGLDYRFIIPCSAVLGALLLVIADIAARMINQPFETPVGAVTALIGVPFFLYLARNEGRRL, via the coding sequence ATGTTACAAAGCAATCAGACAAAGGACAAGCAGGGAGCTGAAGAAGAGAAAGAGATTAAAGGCAAGCCTTTAATTGCTTCTGTAATTATATTTCTAGGTCTTGGAATACTCGTTTTAGCTATTGGTGCTTCTGTTTCAATTGGAGCAGCAGATATCAAACTTTCAACTGTTTGGCAAAGTCTCTTTCAATTTGATGCAGCTTCAACTTCTCATCAGATTATTCAAAGACTGCGACTGCCAAGAGCAATAGGGGCTGCTTTGATTGGTGCATCTTTAGCTGTTTCAGGCGCTATTATGCAAGGTATGACAAGGAACCCACTTGCTTCTCCATCTATTATGGGAATTAGTGCAGGCTCTTTATTTATGATGGCTATTGCTCTTGCATTTTTCCCTCATTCCTCTTCATTTTCACTAACTATTTTTGCGATGGTAGGAGCAGGATTTGGCGCTTGTTTAGTGTTTGGGATAGGTTCTCTTTCAAGGGGAGGATTAACACCTGTTAAGCTTGCTTTAGCAGGAACAGCTATTTCTCTGCTTCTTGATTCGATCTCAACGGCAATTGGTATTCATTTTGATGTTGGAAAAGATTTAAGTTTTTGGTATGCAGGAGGCCTTGCAGGGGTTCAGAAGGAAAGCATTAGCCTGCTTCTCCCTTTTACAGCTATTGGTCTTATTTTAGCCCTCCTTATTGCGAGATCTGTTACTGTATTAAGTTTAGGACAAGAAGTTGCAAAAGGGCTTGGTCAAAATACAACAGCTGTAAGAGTAATTGGTACTATTACCGTTTTATTTTTAACAGGCGCAGCTGTTTCAGTGGCGGGCCTTATTGGTTTTATTGGTCTGGTTATTCCTCACGTTACTAGATTCCTTGTTGGATTGGATTATAGATTTATTATCCCTTGTTCAGCTGTTTTAGGAGCTTTATTGCTCGTTATAGCAGATATTGCTGCGAGAATGATTAACCAACCTTTTGAAACACCTGTTGGTGCTGTGACGGCGCTTATTGGCGTGCCATTCTTCCTTTATCTAGCACGAAATGAAGGGAGAAGGCTCTAA
- a CDS encoding FecCD family ABC transporter permease: MQEYKKQDRKMWTVMILLFIAIIGAFFLSLNIGYIKLAPFEVLQTIVGKGESGNEVILFDFRLPRMVIAILIGAGVGISGAIMQGVSKNDLADPGILGINAGAGFAVVLYIFFSGGTTGSLGAFSIFALPFTALLGALAAAILIYIISWKNGITPTRLVLVGIGINSAFAALLIIFQLKLSPNDFKQASIWLSGSIWGTSWTFVLAILPWVVLLIPFTLYKSRYLNVLNLGDQVATGLGTKVEKERRTLLIIAVALAGSSVSVGGGIAFLGLVAPHLGRRLVGPRHERFLPVTALIGALLLLVSDTLARNILAPSEIPVGLVVAVIGAPYFLYLLIKKA, translated from the coding sequence ATGCAAGAATATAAAAAACAAGACCGAAAAATGTGGACAGTTATGATTTTGCTCTTTATAGCTATTATTGGTGCTTTCTTTCTGAGTCTTAATATTGGCTATATCAAATTAGCTCCTTTTGAAGTTCTACAAACAATCGTTGGTAAGGGAGAAAGCGGAAACGAAGTTATCTTATTTGATTTTCGTTTACCACGAATGGTGATTGCCATCTTAATTGGAGCAGGTGTAGGGATATCGGGAGCTATCATGCAAGGAGTATCAAAAAATGATCTCGCAGACCCAGGTATTCTAGGGATTAATGCTGGCGCTGGTTTTGCTGTTGTTTTATATATCTTTTTCTCTGGAGGCACTACTGGAAGCCTTGGCGCATTCTCTATTTTTGCTTTACCGTTTACAGCTTTATTAGGAGCGCTTGCTGCAGCAATTTTAATTTATATTATCTCCTGGAAAAATGGTATAACTCCAACTCGTCTTGTTCTTGTAGGGATTGGAATTAACTCAGCTTTCGCTGCATTACTTATTATTTTTCAGCTTAAATTGAGTCCAAATGATTTTAAACAAGCTTCCATTTGGTTATCGGGAAGTATTTGGGGAACAAGTTGGACATTTGTATTGGCTATTTTGCCATGGGTTGTTCTTCTCATACCTTTCACTTTATACAAATCGCGCTATTTAAATGTGTTGAATTTAGGAGATCAAGTAGCTACAGGGCTTGGTACAAAAGTTGAAAAAGAGCGTAGAACTTTGCTTATTATTGCGGTTGCCCTAGCGGGAAGTTCCGTTTCGGTTGGAGGAGGAATTGCCTTCCTTGGGCTTGTAGCGCCTCATTTAGGAAGAAGATTAGTAGGTCCACGTCATGAGCGTTTTTTGCCAGTTACAGCCTTAATAGGAGCATTACTTCTTCTTGTTTCAGATACATTAGCAAGAAATATTTTGGCGCCTTCGGAAATCCCTGTTGGCCTCGTTGTAGCGGTAATTGGAGCACCGTATTTTCTTTATTTATTAATAAAGAAAGCTTAG
- a CDS encoding 2-hydroxyacid dehydrogenase, whose protein sequence is MGEYKIVVTRKIPDESLDMMKKYGELYIWPEEEIAMPYERLKEEIRNAHALYTNVGDKIDRELLESAPHLKVISTMAVGFDNIDMEYAREQGVAVGHTPSVLNETTADLAFTLLMAAGRRIVEGAGYIKEEKWKSWGPMLLTGQDIYGARLGIIGMGRIGEGVARRALGFNMDVVYYNRNQKPHIEEEMGVTYCELTELLQTSDFIVLLAPGSEETRHMIGTEQFQLMKESAVFINVSRGTNVDEQALYKALKEGEIWAAGLDVFEEEPISASHPLLSLPNVTAVPHIGSASIATRKKMAMMAAENLVAGIKGEKLPFEVQA, encoded by the coding sequence ATGGGGGAGTATAAAATTGTTGTTACACGAAAAATTCCTGATGAATCGTTAGACATGATGAAAAAGTACGGAGAATTATATATATGGCCTGAAGAAGAAATAGCAATGCCTTATGAACGATTAAAAGAAGAAATCCGCAATGCTCATGCTCTTTATACAAATGTAGGAGATAAGATTGATCGTGAACTTTTAGAAAGTGCACCACATTTGAAAGTGATAAGCACAATGGCTGTTGGTTTTGATAACATTGATATGGAATATGCTAGAGAACAAGGGGTTGCTGTTGGTCATACGCCTTCTGTTTTGAATGAAACAACTGCAGACTTAGCTTTTACATTACTTATGGCAGCGGGTCGGCGCATTGTTGAGGGAGCAGGTTATATAAAGGAAGAAAAGTGGAAAAGCTGGGGGCCGATGCTGTTAACAGGACAAGACATTTACGGAGCGAGACTTGGCATCATTGGTATGGGAAGAATTGGTGAAGGTGTTGCCCGACGAGCTCTTGGATTTAATATGGATGTTGTATATTATAACCGAAATCAAAAGCCTCATATTGAAGAGGAAATGGGTGTTACATATTGTGAGCTTACAGAGCTTCTTCAAACATCCGACTTCATTGTATTGCTAGCTCCAGGCTCTGAAGAAACAAGACATATGATAGGAACAGAACAGTTTCAATTAATGAAAGAAAGTGCTGTGTTTATTAATGTTTCTCGTGGAACAAATGTAGATGAACAAGCCTTGTACAAGGCATTAAAAGAGGGGGAAATCTGGGCCGCGGGCCTCGATGTATTTGAAGAAGAGCCTATTTCTGCTTCTCATCCACTTCTTTCTCTTCCTAACGTAACAGCAGTGCCTCACATTGGCAGTGCAAGTATTGCAACTCGCAAGAAAATGGCTATGATGGCTGCAGAAAATTTAGTTGCTGGAATAAAAGGGGAGAAACTACCGTTTGAAGTGCAAGCATAG
- a CDS encoding MerR family transcriptional regulator — protein sequence MERQMLTIGELAAKTEVTIRTLRYYDKIALLSPRHYREGGHRLYQDEDVMRLKQIQSLKLIGFSLKEIKNLLDKSSIEQEPLHIAIDSKLAHLKEERDSIEKTISALYHIKTVTSNHQNIDLRLFCFVLYSLLWDEREKHSESELSIQNFTEEERKKLDQQYFTLYTELKYLAEKDISPSSSQARQLYSNMQDLVNRTIIGDKFSPTPLAISNEIFNPFTEKELSFLKSLTKHQKDQS from the coding sequence ATGGAACGACAGATGTTAACAATTGGGGAACTGGCAGCTAAAACAGAGGTAACAATTCGAACGTTACGCTACTATGATAAGATTGCCCTTCTTAGTCCACGTCATTATAGGGAAGGTGGACATCGGCTCTATCAAGATGAAGACGTCATGCGTTTAAAGCAGATTCAATCTTTAAAGTTAATAGGCTTTTCTTTAAAAGAAATTAAAAATCTATTAGATAAGAGCTCTATTGAACAAGAACCTTTGCATATAGCAATTGATTCTAAACTAGCTCACCTTAAAGAGGAACGAGATTCAATTGAGAAAACAATTTCTGCCTTGTATCATATTAAAACAGTAACTTCCAATCATCAGAATATTGACCTTCGCTTATTTTGTTTTGTTCTATATTCTTTACTTTGGGATGAGAGAGAAAAACATAGTGAGAGTGAGCTTTCCATCCAAAACTTTACAGAAGAAGAAAGAAAAAAGCTTGATCAGCAGTACTTTACTCTTTATACTGAACTGAAATATTTAGCAGAAAAAGATATTTCTCCTTCTTCCTCACAAGCCAGACAGCTGTATTCTAATATGCAAGACCTTGTAAATAGAACAATTATAGGAGATAAATTCTCTCCAACTCCTCTTGCCATTTCTAATGAAATTTTTAACCCTTTTACTGAAAAAGAGCTGAGTTTTTTAAAGTCTTTGACAAAACATCAAAAAGACCAGTCTTAA
- a CDS encoding DUF4870 domain-containing protein, with protein sequence MNVRKKEKVMVQLMLGTSLILGFIPPLIMFLASRKKKIFYRETSRKALNFHLTIFPLFLVSYILPSSFKSFSYIILIIESFSILNAMISILIHKPYKYWALPYLKERR encoded by the coding sequence ATGAACGTAAGAAAGAAAGAAAAAGTCATGGTACAATTAATGCTGGGAACCTCCCTTATTTTAGGATTTATTCCACCGCTTATTATGTTTCTTGCTTCTAGAAAAAAGAAGATTTTTTATAGAGAAACAAGTCGTAAAGCTTTAAATTTCCACCTAACCATTTTTCCATTATTTTTAGTTAGCTATATTCTCCCCTCTTCATTTAAGTCATTTTCATATATCATTCTCATAATTGAATCATTTTCTATTTTAAATGCCATGATTTCCATATTAATTCATAAACCTTACAAGTATTGGGCTCTTCCATATTTAAAGGAACGAAGGTGA
- a CDS encoding GNAT family N-acetyltransferase produces the protein MLNLSKLDFVKIIPCLNNNPLSPTFAYAVAHGVIEGDIFVSSCSTIDMFLLKTRSGLYFADGDLNHSFFCSWFRDYLSQKATEKANRFTFFSPNKISDQKIRNTIGDHWKEMQRCSFDFNPCAYSSGFPSSSSIKEINYNYIKEHKEFNKSYYNEYWGSVHNFLRNGFGYCVVDHDQNILSTCTTIFRGGTFAEIDISTSPQHQGKGLATKVAHVFIKHCLQQQLTPSLGL, from the coding sequence ATGTTGAACTTATCAAAATTAGATTTCGTAAAAATAATTCCCTGTTTAAATAATAATCCTCTCTCGCCAACATTTGCTTATGCTGTTGCACACGGTGTCATAGAAGGAGATATTTTTGTTAGTAGTTGTTCCACAATTGATATGTTCTTACTCAAAACTCGTTCAGGGCTTTATTTTGCGGATGGAGATTTAAATCATTCATTCTTCTGTTCTTGGTTTAGAGATTATCTCTCTCAAAAAGCTACGGAAAAAGCAAATCGGTTTACTTTCTTTTCTCCCAACAAAATTTCAGATCAAAAAATACGCAATACAATCGGGGATCATTGGAAAGAAATGCAGCGATGCTCTTTTGACTTTAATCCTTGTGCATATAGTTCAGGTTTCCCTTCCTCTTCTTCCATCAAAGAAATAAATTACAACTATATCAAGGAACATAAGGAGTTCAATAAATCCTACTATAACGAGTATTGGGGATCTGTTCATAACTTTCTGCGTAACGGTTTTGGGTATTGTGTAGTTGATCACGACCAAAACATTTTAAGCACTTGTACGACTATCTTTCGTGGAGGGACGTTTGCTGAAATAGATATTTCAACATCTCCGCAACACCAAGGAAAAGGGCTAGCAACTAAAGTGGCTCATGTCTTCATTAAACACTGTTTGCAGCAGCAACTTACGCCTTCGTTGGGATTGTGA
- a CDS encoding PTS mannitol transporter subunit IICBA produces the protein MAQSNIKVAVQKFGNFLSSMVMPNIGAFIAWGLITALFIEKGFFPNESLAKLVDPMVTYLLPLLIGYTGGKLVHEQRGGVVGAIATMGVIVGSDIPMFLGAMIMGPLGGYVIKKFDRAIEGKVKTGFEMLVNNFSAGILGGILAILAFLGVGPAVDTFTGWLMVGVDWMVAHGLLPLTSILIEPAKVLFLNNAINHGILSPIGAEQIRTDGQSILLLLEANPGPGLGILLAYAFFSRGSAKQSAPGAAIIHFFGGIHEIYFPYILMRPLLIVAAILGGMSGVFTFVLLGGGLQAIASPGSILAILAATPGGAYMANIAGVLVATIVSFAVASLILKTGKEKAEDIEEASKKMQEMKGKKSSVASTLTTNQGNMPNNVQKIVFACDAGMGSSAMGASLLRKKVKEAGLSISVTNTAISNLPSDAQIVITQEELTPRAQNKLPDAYHISVDNFLSSPEYDKLIDKLKNDHDIPTEELVEEVEEESAPVEQDDSLLRKENVFLNQEFANKEEAIRFAGRVLVDSGYVEESYIEAMIERDNMTSTFMGNDVAIPHGTEEAKKAVIKSGFTVLQVPQGVDFDGEKVRLIFGIAGKDGTHLEILSGIAVTCSDMANIEKMVKAETAEELMELLNGEGTSS, from the coding sequence ATGGCTCAATCAAATATAAAAGTTGCTGTACAGAAGTTCGGTAACTTTCTAAGCTCAATGGTAATGCCGAATATTGGCGCATTTATTGCTTGGGGGCTTATTACAGCTCTATTTATTGAAAAAGGTTTCTTTCCGAATGAAAGCCTTGCCAAGTTAGTTGATCCGATGGTCACGTATTTACTTCCTTTATTAATTGGATACACAGGAGGTAAGCTCGTTCACGAGCAGCGTGGAGGAGTTGTGGGAGCTATTGCAACAATGGGAGTTATTGTTGGTTCTGATATCCCGATGTTTCTCGGTGCTATGATTATGGGACCGCTTGGCGGTTATGTTATTAAAAAGTTTGACCGTGCAATTGAAGGGAAAGTTAAAACTGGTTTTGAAATGCTTGTTAATAACTTTTCTGCGGGGATTCTTGGTGGTATTTTAGCTATCTTAGCATTTCTAGGAGTTGGACCTGCTGTTGATACTTTTACAGGCTGGTTAATGGTTGGTGTAGACTGGATGGTTGCTCATGGTCTTTTACCATTAACAAGTATTCTTATTGAACCTGCAAAAGTATTATTCTTAAATAATGCAATTAACCACGGAATTCTCTCTCCAATTGGAGCTGAGCAAATTCGTACAGATGGCCAGTCTATTCTACTGCTTCTCGAAGCAAATCCAGGGCCTGGTTTAGGAATTCTCCTTGCTTATGCATTCTTTAGCAGAGGATCAGCAAAACAATCTGCACCAGGGGCAGCTATTATTCATTTCTTTGGTGGGATTCATGAAATCTATTTTCCTTACATCTTAATGCGTCCATTATTAATCGTTGCAGCTATTTTAGGAGGTATGAGTGGAGTATTCACCTTTGTATTACTTGGTGGAGGGTTACAAGCTATTGCATCTCCGGGAAGCATTTTAGCAATTCTTGCAGCAACACCAGGTGGCGCCTATATGGCAAACATTGCGGGTGTCCTTGTTGCTACTATTGTTTCATTTGCAGTTGCATCACTAATTCTAAAAACTGGAAAAGAGAAAGCAGAAGACATTGAAGAAGCCTCTAAAAAAATGCAGGAAATGAAAGGGAAAAAGAGTTCTGTAGCAAGTACACTTACAACCAACCAAGGAAATATGCCAAACAACGTTCAAAAAATTGTTTTCGCATGTGATGCTGGTATGGGTTCTAGTGCAATGGGTGCTTCACTACTTCGCAAGAAAGTAAAAGAAGCAGGATTATCTATTTCAGTTACAAACACAGCTATTAGCAATCTGCCGAGTGATGCTCAAATTGTTATTACACAAGAGGAGCTAACACCGCGTGCTCAAAATAAACTACCAGATGCTTATCACATCTCTGTTGATAATTTCTTATCAAGTCCAGAATATGACAAGCTCATTGATAAGTTGAAAAATGATCATGATATACCAACTGAAGAGTTAGTGGAAGAAGTGGAAGAAGAATCTGCTCCAGTTGAACAGGATGATAGCTTATTAAGAAAAGAAAATGTGTTCTTGAATCAGGAATTTGCTAATAAGGAAGAGGCTATTCGATTTGCAGGACGTGTTTTAGTTGATAGCGGATATGTTGAAGAAAGTTACATTGAAGCTATGATTGAGCGTGACAATATGACATCTACTTTTATGGGTAATGATGTTGCTATTCCACACGGTACGGAGGAAGCGAAGAAAGCAGTAATAAAATCAGGTTTCACCGTTCTTCAAGTTCCACAAGGAGTGGACTTTGATGGTGAAAAGGTTCGCTTAATCTTTGGTATTGCTGGGAAAGATGGAACTCACCTTGAAATTCTATCAGGAATAGCAGTTACTTGCTCTGATATGGCAAACATCGAAAAGATGGTAAAAGCTGAAACAGCTGAAGAACTAATGGAGCTTTTAAACGGTGAAGGGACTTCAAGCTAA
- a CDS encoding BglG family transcription antiterminator produces the protein MFITSREKEIIELIIKTSGKHTPFSIATFLNVSVRTVHRDLRAIERVLKNFDLTLERTSDNGLMIMGKNEHVFKLVQALMHIEPVDQSPQQRKLILLLSLIRGEESFKLQVLSRELGVSTTTLSSYLDELADWLKDFKVTLLRKRGVGVSLHGSEESKRKMLAAYLLMHFAEELIQDLFHTENFGNDKKEVLHYLKVPHLIKIKEAVNRTMQLSISKLADSDYIGLIVHICIAIQRTSDGFLLEEEYDNSIRFSHEYKLIEEICSDFIHSDQEALTEKDICFLTIIFKGSKLQEGYYIYNDSIILSSLIKKMIEEVSAQLHVNLEDDFSLFQGLLAHMEPSLFRIKQKMALFNPLTEDIRRKYPVLFMAVRNSLEKHFKEVSFPDDEVAYLVLHFGSALVLREEAIALKALIVCPTGIGTSKMLASRVKKEVIEIQYVEISSLMEIQNRDLSQYDVIISTVRLPFTHLDYILVTPLLNEDDVSSIHQFLQNHIGDLTKNKSYATIHYDEATFSSRLKKPFRNVLKEVEDVYRSMEAILNHFTVLHFKSPLSNHKEIIKKVVQQQEDKGLLSQKTEVVKKLEEREEKGGLGIPETGMALFHTKHSSIATLSFQIAHLEEACTVKGMDGKDMEVWNMLFMLAPENLSTRQQEILSLISTTLIEDKEAMMIFSSSNENIIRQKLEETFYEYLQNNLIKE, from the coding sequence TTGTTTATAACCTCAAGAGAAAAGGAAATTATTGAGCTGATTATTAAAACATCAGGTAAACATACGCCATTTTCAATTGCAACGTTTCTAAATGTTAGTGTAAGAACAGTTCATAGAGATTTGAGAGCTATTGAGAGAGTTCTAAAAAACTTTGACTTAACACTTGAACGAACAAGCGATAATGGGCTAATGATTATGGGAAAGAATGAACATGTTTTTAAATTAGTTCAAGCGTTAATGCACATTGAACCTGTTGATCAATCACCACAACAGCGCAAGTTAATTTTGCTTTTATCTTTAATAAGAGGTGAAGAATCTTTTAAGCTTCAAGTGCTTTCGCGAGAGCTAGGGGTAAGTACGACAACTTTATCTTCCTATCTAGATGAATTAGCAGATTGGCTTAAAGATTTTAAAGTTACATTGTTAAGAAAACGAGGTGTAGGAGTTAGTCTCCATGGAAGTGAAGAAAGTAAGCGTAAAATGTTAGCTGCTTATTTGCTTATGCACTTTGCTGAAGAATTGATCCAAGATTTATTTCATACTGAGAACTTTGGAAATGATAAAAAAGAAGTATTGCACTACCTTAAGGTTCCACATCTAATTAAAATAAAAGAAGCTGTTAATAGAACAATGCAGCTTAGCATTTCAAAACTTGCAGATAGTGATTATATTGGATTAATTGTTCATATTTGTATTGCGATACAAAGAACAAGTGACGGTTTTTTATTAGAAGAGGAATATGACAATTCAATCCGGTTTTCACATGAATATAAACTGATTGAGGAGATTTGCTCAGATTTCATTCATTCTGATCAAGAAGCATTAACTGAAAAGGATATTTGCTTTTTAACCATTATTTTTAAAGGCTCCAAACTTCAAGAAGGCTATTATATTTATAATGACAGTATTATCCTTAGTAGCTTAATTAAAAAAATGATTGAAGAGGTTTCGGCTCAGCTTCATGTAAATCTTGAAGATGATTTTTCACTTTTTCAAGGTTTGCTTGCTCATATGGAACCATCACTCTTCAGAATAAAACAAAAAATGGCTTTGTTTAATCCTCTTACAGAAGATATTCGCAGGAAATATCCTGTTTTATTTATGGCTGTAAGGAATAGTCTTGAGAAACATTTTAAAGAAGTATCATTTCCTGATGACGAAGTAGCGTACTTAGTTCTCCATTTTGGCTCAGCACTTGTTCTGCGTGAAGAAGCAATAGCGTTGAAAGCTTTAATTGTTTGCCCAACAGGGATAGGCACATCTAAAATGCTTGCAAGTCGAGTGAAGAAAGAAGTCATTGAAATTCAGTATGTCGAAATCTCATCTTTAATGGAGATTCAGAATCGAGATTTATCTCAATATGATGTGATTATTTCAACTGTACGACTTCCGTTCACACATCTTGATTATATTTTAGTGACCCCTCTTCTAAATGAGGATGATGTTTCATCAATTCATCAGTTTCTGCAAAATCATATCGGGGACTTAACCAAAAATAAAAGCTATGCCACTATTCATTATGATGAAGCAACCTTTTCATCTCGTTTGAAAAAACCTTTTCGTAACGTATTAAAAGAGGTAGAAGATGTTTATAGGAGTATGGAAGCTATTCTTAATCATTTTACAGTACTCCATTTTAAATCCCCCCTCTCTAATCATAAGGAAATCATAAAAAAGGTTGTTCAACAGCAAGAAGATAAAGGTCTGCTCTCTCAGAAGACTGAAGTTGTAAAAAAGCTAGAAGAGAGAGAAGAAAAAGGTGGGCTTGGTATTCCTGAAACAGGAATGGCTCTTTTCCATACTAAACATTCTTCTATTGCTACTCTAAGTTTTCAAATTGCTCATCTTGAAGAGGCATGTACTGTTAAAGGGATGGATGGTAAAGACATGGAGGTATGGAACATGTTATTCATGTTAGCTCCAGAGAATTTAAGTACGCGTCAGCAAGAAATCTTAAGTCTTATTAGTACAACACTTATTGAGGACAAAGAAGCAATGATGATTTTTTCTTCATCGAATGAAAACATTATTCGTCAAAAGTTAGAAGAAACATTTTATGAATATCTCCAAAATAATTTAATAAAGGAATGA
- a CDS encoding mannitol-1-phosphate 5-dehydrogenase: MKKAVHFGAGNIGRGFIGALFAQSGYHVTFVDIAEQIIEQLNRDKSYQVKTAAQPQEVITVENVSGLNNLQQEQEVIEEIKEATYITTAIGPNILPRIAPLIAKALVERVKSNEEKVHVIACENQISATDILKEHILNVLENEEKEAVIQKVSFFNSAVDRIVPIQTEQGSLDVLVEPYYEWVVETSEEIPPVEGMKIVPELAPFIERKLFTVNTGHAVIAYLGYLKGKETIHETLQDSTIHEEVKATLQETGAYLVKAYGLDEEDHSAYIEKIIGRFENPYLNDSVTRVGRSPIRKLGPQDRLVRPAVEAKKAGLSYTHLAKAIAAALLFAPKEDEEAMKLQNLLKEQGIVAVLAQISELDEDGPIIKEIVQHYENLKGE, from the coding sequence ATGAAAAAGGCAGTTCACTTTGGTGCAGGAAATATTGGAAGAGGGTTTATAGGTGCTTTATTTGCTCAATCAGGATACCATGTTACGTTTGTTGATATTGCTGAGCAAATTATTGAACAACTTAATAGGGATAAAAGTTATCAAGTAAAAACAGCTGCACAACCGCAGGAAGTTATCACAGTAGAGAATGTTTCAGGTCTAAATAATCTTCAGCAAGAACAGGAAGTTATAGAAGAAATTAAAGAAGCAACATATATTACAACAGCGATAGGGCCAAATATCTTGCCACGAATTGCTCCACTTATTGCAAAAGCTCTTGTTGAGCGAGTAAAGTCTAATGAAGAAAAAGTGCATGTTATTGCATGTGAAAATCAAATTTCAGCAACAGATATTCTTAAGGAGCATATTCTAAATGTGCTAGAAAATGAAGAAAAAGAAGCTGTTATTCAAAAAGTAAGTTTCTTTAATTCAGCTGTTGATCGTATTGTACCTATCCAAACAGAGCAAGGTTCTTTAGATGTTTTAGTGGAACCGTACTATGAGTGGGTTGTAGAAACGAGTGAAGAAATCCCTCCTGTAGAAGGAATGAAAATTGTCCCAGAGCTTGCTCCTTTCATTGAAAGAAAGCTGTTTACTGTTAATACAGGACATGCTGTTATTGCCTATCTAGGATATCTAAAAGGAAAAGAAACGATTCACGAGACATTACAAGACAGCACTATACATGAAGAAGTAAAGGCAACGTTACAAGAAACAGGGGCTTATCTAGTGAAAGCATATGGATTAGATGAAGAAGATCATAGTGCATACATCGAGAAGATTATTGGCCGATTTGAAAATCCATATCTTAATGATAGTGTAACAAGAGTAGGACGTTCTCCAATTCGTAAATTAGGTCCTCAAGATCGATTAGTGCGTCCTGCAGTTGAAGCGAAGAAAGCGGGTCTTTCTTATACACATCTTGCTAAGGCTATTGCAGCTGCATTACTCTTTGCTCCAAAAGAAGATGAAGAAGCAATGAAGCTGCAAAACCTGCTTAAGGAACAAGGGATTGTAGCAGTACTAGCACAGATTAGTGAACTTGATGAAGATGGCCCTATTATAAAAGAAATTGTACAGCATTATGAAAATTTGAAGGGTGAATAA
- a CDS encoding GNAT family N-acetyltransferase has product MSSLNTVCSSNLRLRWDCDLNNESSKHLAKKLGFHTPKTYTIFAKK; this is encoded by the coding sequence ATGTCTTCATTAAACACTGTTTGCAGCAGCAACTTACGCCTTCGTTGGGATTGTGACCTTAACAATGAAAGCTCTAAACACCTCGCTAAAAAACTTGGCTTTCATACCCCTAAAACTTATACTATTTTTGCAAAAAAATAA